The genomic DNA AGCATGCCCGTGTGGGAGCAGGAcgtgcagcagcagctcggtGCCCTGGACAGCCTCAttgcccagcccctggcagcagccccggggcacagggagcagcagaggctccGGCGGTGAGTCCAGCTCAGCCCATCCCTGCCAATGCATCCCCGCTGCCCCCAGCTCACtgtgccccttccccagcagcactcTCGGGGAGCTGGAGAGGATGCTGGCCAAGGTGGAGCTGGAAGGGCAGAAGCAGACCTTTGGGGAGGCCACTGTGCACGCCACCGTGCTGAGGGTGCAGCCCAGCcgggctccccagcccctcacctaCGCTCCCCAGAGAGAGGTGGGTCCTGCCAAGCCTGCCCCGCTGCTCTTGGCCCATCGTGCTCCCTCTACACCTCTTTCCTGATGAGTCTGTCTTTGCAGGAGAGTGGAGAGGTCCAGGGATTCACAGTGGACCTGCCAAGCAGCCTGTTCATGGTGGTGAAGGACAGGGAGGAGGTGGCGGAGCACAGGGTGCTCGTCATGGACATCAACAGGCAGACCATGTTCCAGGTAATGCCCATGTGGATGGCAGGCTGGGTgtcccatgggctgcaggggtgcCACCAGaccagggtgctgctgctcactgggAGAAAGTGATGATGATTTCAAAGATGAGCTAAAAGCTTGATGGGTAAAGTCACAGGACCTTCTTCTTGGGCACCCTTGGCTGCtctcccttcccaccctgccACTGCCTCCCCTTCTCCCACAGGATGAGAACAGCAGCCTCGTGCTGGGTGACAAGGTGGTCAGCATCTCCCTGGTGGACACGGTGGTGGCCAACCTCTCCGAGCCAGTGGTGCTCACCTTCTTCCACGACCAGCTCCCGGTAGGTGGGAACAGCCTCAGAGAACCTGATCCCACCAGGaatgaggggcagggagggctcagcccctgccagcctAGGGTGGGCTCACAATCCAGCAGGTCCATGCCCATGGGTTGCCTGTGCAGGATCTGCTGTGTCTCCTGGGGCTGATCACAATCATGGCTTGTCTGTGTGCACTGGTAGTGGCACTGGTGGTGGCACTGccctcccttctccaggagaTGCCTCATGGCAGATGTGTCACATCCAGCACtgtcaccagggctggggcacgCTGTGTCAGCAGGCCTTTGGCTCACCATGGCTCTGCCAGGTGCCTGCTCAAAGCTGAACCCTTTGTTGGGAAAAGAGGATCTGGAAGGAGGCATCTGCTCCATCGGTTGGTAACAGAGTGGAGCCTGGAGCCCACTCCCACCACAGGGGCAGTCTGGTTTATCCAAGTGGTTGTCTGTCTCCTGAGACCGTCTTGTCTCCTGCCCCGTGCTGTCCCCTATCAGTAGCGCTGGGCAGGCAGCAAAcccccagctgcctcctgagCAGGGCCTGTGGTTTTGTCGTTGCAGAGGAACGTGACCCCACGGTGCGTGTTCTGGCAGGAGGACGCCTCCGGTGAGTGCCCCTGCCCTCGGCATGAAGTCAGGCCCTTTTCCGAGGTGCCACAGCCCCACCAGCAGGGTGAGGGTTGCTCTGCACCTCCCTTCCTCACTCCATCTCCATCAGCCATTCCCACCGGGTGATGTCAGGGTTTTCCCTCCAGAGCTAACCTAAGAGCTTTCCCCTTCCCTAGGGATGGGTTCCTGTACTGAGGGGGCTGTTTGAGTATGTGTGCTTGGCCCGGGACAAGCTGGGACCCCCCACTCTTGTTCTCCCTCTTTCCATGGACACCTGGCCCTTGAGATCCTTCAGACCATGGCAGATGTTGCTGCTGCTCACcagttttctccctttctctggCACAGGCAGttctgggagctgggacagctctgggtgcaCCACAGTGACGGGGAGCAGCCAGACACAGTGCAGGTGCAACCACCTCACCTACTTTGCTGTGCTCATGGTGGGTAGCACCTTCCCTCAGGTCCCTCGCTTCATTCCCAGGGGTGCTCTTCCTCACCATCTctcattcctcctcctcctcctcaggttTCCTCTCCAGACATCACCTCAGTGCACAGGAATTACCTGAGTATCATAAGCTACGTTGGCTGCCTAATCTCAGCTTTGGCTTCCATTTGCACCATTTTCTTCCTCTACTTCAGGTACAGTCTGATGGTTTCACCCCACACTCCCtgtctgtgtcctgtccctggccATGAGCCTCTGGGTGGGCACAAGCTCTCCAGGCAGTTGGTGGCCTGCATAGAAGCATCATGAAGGAGCCTTGTTTGAGGAAAGCAGAGTTCTCCTGTCCAGGGTCCACCCTCTCTGTCAGGTCTCCCTGCAGGGTGCTCAGAAACACCAGCTCTTTTCAAAGATTTTGGAAAATCTTCTTGATTTTTATGGATGCAGCAAGCAGAAGATCTTTTCAAGGGCCTGGAGGAGAACATGAGTGTCTTCTCCTGAGTCATGTCACTGATCCTAAGTGGATGATTCAGACCTGAAATCTTAGAATCATGAAaatatagaatggtttgggttggaagggactgaAAGATCATTCATTTCcaaccccctgccctgggcagggacaccttccactacaccagATTGCTCAGaactccatccaacctggccttgaacaattccaggaatggggcagccacaacttctcttggaaacctgtgccagggcctcaccaccctcagaaTTTCTTCTGAATATCTAAACAAAACCTGCCCTCAGAttgaagccattctcccttgtgCTGTCACACCATGCCCTTGTTCaaagtccctttccagctctctttaggcactggaaggtgtTTTAAGGTgtggagccttctccaggctgcacagcCCAAGCTCAGTCAGTCTGTCTCCACAGGAAAATGCTTCATCCCTCTGAGCATCTTCAGTGCAGGgtcagctgcagggctggatttgggatggggggTCTCTAATGGGGTTGGTGTCTCATTTCCTGGCACTACCAAAGGGTCTCCTTGCTCTTCTGCTGGGGCAAGGTGCCCCATGAGGGCTGTGGGGTGCTGTGGGCACCACTGGTGCTGGCCAGGCAGAGTGGTGAGCTCTGCTCCCTTGGTTCTGCAGGAGCAAACAACGGGACCAGATCACGAGCATGCACATCCACATGAACCTGCTGGCTGCCATCTTCCTCCTGGACATCACCTTCCTCCTCTCCGAGcacctggctgccagcagcagcgaGGCCATCTGCACAGCCGGGGGGCTGTTCCTGCACTTctctctgctgagctgcctcACCTGGATGGGCATCGAGGGCTACAACCTCTACAGGCTTGTGATCGAAGTCTTCAACGCCTACCACGACCATTTCCTGCTCAAGCTCTGCCTGGTTGGCTGGGGTGAGCATGGGGGGCACCCACTTGGGTGGCTTTTTCCCACTGGGTGTGATGcctggatggggatggagacccagctgtggggagcagctgtTTGTCAGGAGCCTtggtggaggaggaggctggaaggctgagagcaggagctggtgctAAAGCAAGGGTGGGTCATCCTGGGGGATCACCAGCAATGGGGCCCTGTGAGAGCCACCACTTGGGATCTTTAAATAGTAACAGGATCctttctttctgaaagaaacATCCAGGACTGGATGCGGGAAGTGCCCATGCTTCTCTGCcatgctctgggctggcaggaaGATCTTGTGATCTTTACGGCCGAAAGCTCCACATCCCTGGGAggccccagctgggccagcacagtGCCACTCCCTCCCAGGCTGGGGCTCAttccaggtgtccctgccgtgtGTTCCATCCCTGGTTTCCCTTTGGGAGGATGTTGGCTGTGCAGAAAGGGCCAGCAAGTCCTTCCAGAAGGTCCAAAGGCCCTGCAGGGAGTAGAGCAGCCTGCTCACTCTGCTCTTCCCACCCAGGGCTCCCCATCTTCTGTGTGGTGACAATCCTCCTGGCCAGCTGGACCAACTACGGCCCCGTCTCCATTCCCATCTACGAAT from Melospiza georgiana isolate bMelGeo1 chromosome 14, bMelGeo1.pri, whole genome shotgun sequence includes the following:
- the LOC131089356 gene encoding adhesion G-protein coupled receptor G1-like isoform X3, whose translation is MKVLFLLLLSLLQGLAACGLREEDFRFCGDRNQTQESSAIFQHGPAAISIENTAQALIVKKPFLPSRRNSYYEYRLPPTLGRYRFCIFWFESNRSLQLVYGKQSIPLGGDTASSIPWGQESQKTERNRANIFNVSYIIKGGKNTSLDAKDEYFFNASALSMPVWEQDVQQQLGALDSLIAQPLAAAPGHREQQRLRRTLGELERMLAKVELEGQKQTFGEATVHATVLRVQPSRAPQPLTYAPQREESGEVQGFTVDLPSSLFMVVKDREEVAEHRVLVMDINRQTMFQDENSSLVLGDKVVSISLVDTVVANLSEPVVLTFFHDQLPRNVTPRCVFWQEDASGSSGSWDSSGCTTVTGSSQTQCRCNHLTYFAVLMVSSPDITSVHRNYLSIISYVGCLISALASICTIFFLYFRSKQRDQITSMHIHMNLLAAIFLLDITFLLSEHLAASSSEAICTAGGLFLHFSLLSCLTWMGIEGYNLYRLVIEVFNAYHDHFLLKLCLVGWGLPIFCVVTILLASWTNYGPVSIPIYESIDGRTVNATICWITSPLVHNSVNLGFFSLVFLFNSVMLGAMVREILRQNKKGHKLKHVLALLGLSILLGIPWALIFFSFTSGVFCLVSLYIFTIINSLQGFLIFLWYWTMVLQARKGPDSQSSSDSAKLQPSSS
- the LOC131089356 gene encoding adhesion G-protein coupled receptor G1-like isoform X1 encodes the protein MAWGILKYSCGPFPLYPFRLCCLREGQAKVELPRMKVLFLLLLSLLQGLAACGLREEDFRFCGDRNQTQESSAIFQHGPAAISIENTAQALIVKKPFLPSRRNSYYEYRLPPTLGRYRFCIFWFESNRSLQLVYGKQSIPLGGDTASSIPWGQESQKTERNRANIFNVSYIIKGGKNTSLDAKDEYFFNASALSMPVWEQDVQQQLGALDSLIAQPLAAAPGHREQQRLRRSTLGELERMLAKVELEGQKQTFGEATVHATVLRVQPSRAPQPLTYAPQREESGEVQGFTVDLPSSLFMVVKDREEVAEHRVLVMDINRQTMFQDENSSLVLGDKVVSISLVDTVVANLSEPVVLTFFHDQLPRNVTPRCVFWQEDASGSSGSWDSSGCTTVTGSSQTQCRCNHLTYFAVLMVSSPDITSVHRNYLSIISYVGCLISALASICTIFFLYFRSKQRDQITSMHIHMNLLAAIFLLDITFLLSEHLAASSSEAICTAGGLFLHFSLLSCLTWMGIEGYNLYRLVIEVFNAYHDHFLLKLCLVGWGLPIFCVVTILLASWTNYGPVSIPIYESIDGRTVNATICWITSPLVHNSVNLGFFSLVFLFNSVMLGAMVREILRQNKKGHKLKHVLALLGLSILLGIPWALIFFSFTSGVFCLVSLYIFTIINSLQGFLIFLWYWTMVLQARKGPDSQSSSDSAKLQPSSS
- the LOC131089356 gene encoding adhesion G-protein coupled receptor G1-like isoform X2, with product MKVLFLLLLSLLQGLAACGLREEDFRFCGDRNQTQESSAIFQHGPAAISIENTAQALIVKKPFLPSRRNSYYEYRLPPTLGRYRFCIFWFESNRSLQLVYGKQSIPLGGDTASSIPWGQESQKTERNRANIFNVSYIIKGGKNTSLDAKDEYFFNASALSMPVWEQDVQQQLGALDSLIAQPLAAAPGHREQQRLRRSTLGELERMLAKVELEGQKQTFGEATVHATVLRVQPSRAPQPLTYAPQREESGEVQGFTVDLPSSLFMVVKDREEVAEHRVLVMDINRQTMFQDENSSLVLGDKVVSISLVDTVVANLSEPVVLTFFHDQLPRNVTPRCVFWQEDASGSSGSWDSSGCTTVTGSSQTQCRCNHLTYFAVLMVSSPDITSVHRNYLSIISYVGCLISALASICTIFFLYFRSKQRDQITSMHIHMNLLAAIFLLDITFLLSEHLAASSSEAICTAGGLFLHFSLLSCLTWMGIEGYNLYRLVIEVFNAYHDHFLLKLCLVGWGLPIFCVVTILLASWTNYGPVSIPIYESIDGRTVNATICWITSPLVHNSVNLGFFSLVFLFNSVMLGAMVREILRQNKKGHKLKHVLALLGLSILLGIPWALIFFSFTSGVFCLVSLYIFTIINSLQGFLIFLWYWTMVLQARKGPDSQSSSDSAKLQPSSS